A stretch of the Drosophila sulfurigaster albostrigata strain 15112-1811.04 chromosome 2L, ASM2355843v2, whole genome shotgun sequence genome encodes the following:
- the LOC133836537 gene encoding mediator of RNA polymerase II transcription subunit 15: MTEEWQSQNFRQNVISKIHDLIPQGGSEPNKNASVMESHIFRKSRNKDEYLGLVAKLFMHYKDMSQRKSAQQQQQQQQQQQQQQQLQQQQPPPPNAEMGQQNIMQDPLNALQTLASQGNRNPQLMPMSGAPQVPNQMVAGGPVGPGTASNLLQSLNQQRPGQQQQQMQPMPNIRGQLPQQMVQVQQMGAGNGPGGPMNAMGPGPGVQGQGQQGIVPNQMVGPGPNSGPTGPGQMSPMVLGMSPMMRLQQGMQGMPSNMQQQQQHNVVGGPAGPQQQVGGPAGLPLNAVNPMGGMNVNMAPNMQQKPNMGPMGQTPQMFPNNRGGVVGGGQQQQQQPFMRSSPSPADPQQLQQLQQLQQQQQQQQQQQQQQQQQQQVQQQQQLVGNQTPTQQPPTPQMPTPQMIPSPALVPQSSPQMMMPNSQRNIRQQSPSASINTPGQVTGNSPFNPQEEALYREKYKQLTKYIEPLKRMLGKISNDGANVEKMTKMSKLLEILCNPTQRVQLDTLLKCEKALEKMDLCSYSGQQFGKSSNPLLEVINTTLQSPLANHTLHRTFRPTLELLFGTDICAPVPAKRPRLEDKSSPFDQDVPYVLQGEIARLDSKFKVKLDTTAQNNNKAIRLICCLDDKRLPSVPPVSVSVPEEYPFQSPDCSLTEQEYSATPFLQMVQQALVARMSKLPRNYSLSHLLDTWEMAVRQACSPQSKPRPICELSALLGV, translated from the exons ATGACTGAAGAGTGGCAGAGTCAAAACTTTCGTCAGAATGTGATTTCCAAGAT CCATGATTTGATACCGCAAGGCGGCAGTGAGCCGAACAAGAATGCCAGCGTCATGGAGAGTCACATTTTTCGCAAGTCTCGCAACAAGGATGAGTATTTGGGCCTGGTGGCCAAACTCTTCATGCACTACAAGGACATGTCTCAGCGCAAGTCagctcagcaacaacagcagcagcaacaacaacaacagcagcaacaacagctgcagcaacagcagccgccgccgcccaATGCTGAAATGGGTCAGCAGAACATCATGCAAGATCCGTTGAATGCGCTGCAGACGTTGGCCAGCCAAGGCAATCGTAATCCGCAGCTGATGCCGATGTCTGGTGCACCGCAGGTACCTAATCAAATGGTGGCTGGCGGCCCTGTTGGCCCAGGTACCGCCTCAAATTTGCTGCAATCACTCAACCAGCAGCGTCccgggcagcagcaacagcagatgcAACCCATGCCCAATATACGCGGCCAGTTGCCACAGCAGATGGTGCAAGTGCAGCAAATGGGCGCGGGCAACGGACCCGGCGGACCCATGAATGCCATGGGCCCAGGACCAGGTGTTCAAGGGCAGGGACAGCAAGGCATTGTGCCCAACCAAATGGTGGGACCGGGACCCAATAGCGGACCCACTGGACCAGGCCAAATGTCGCCCATGGTG CTGGGCATGAGTCCCATGATGCGTCTGCAGCAAGGCATGCAGGGCATGCCCTCgaacatgcaacagcagcagcagcacaacgtGGTGGGCGGTCCGGCGGGTCCACAGCAGCAGGTGGGCGGTCCAGCTGGGCTGCCGCTGAACGCCGTGAATCCAATGGGCGGCATGAACGTGAACATGGCACCGAACATGCAGCAAAAGCCTAACATGGGACCCATGGGGCAGACACCGCAAATGTTTCCCAACAATCGAGGTGGAGTTGTTGGCGgtggacagcagcaacagcagcagccgtttATGCGGTCAAGTCCATCGCCAGCGGATccgcaacagttgcagcaactgcagcaattgcaacaacaacagcagcagcagcaacaacaacagcagcagcagcaacaacagcaacaagtgcagcaacaacagcaattggtGGGCAACCAAACGCCCACGCAACAGCCTCCAACTCCACAAATGCCAACACCTCAAATGATACCAAGTCCGGCGCTTGTGCCGCAGTCGAGTCCGCAAATGATGATGCCGAACTCGCAGCGCAACATTCGTCAGCAGTCGCCGAGTGCATCGATCAATACCCCCGGCCAGGTGACTGGCAACAGTCCGTTCAATCCCCAAGAGGAGGCGCTATATCGCGAGAAATACAAGCAGCTGACCAAGTACATTGAACCGCTGAAGCGTATGCTGGGCAAGATCAGCAATGATGGAGCCA ATGTCGAGAAGATGACCAAGATGAGCAAGCTGCTCGAGATCTTGTGCAATCCAACGCAACGCGTGCAATTGGACACGCTACTCAAGTGCGAGAAGGCGCTGGAGAAGATGGATCTGTGCTCTTACTCCGGTCAGCAGTTTGGC AAATCTTCGAATCCGCTACTCGAAGTCATCAACACTACGCTGCAGAGTCCGCTGGCCAATCACACGCTGCATCGCACTTTTCGTCCCACACTCGAGCTGCTCTTTGGCACCGATATTTGTGCTCCGGTGCCCGCCAAGCGACCGCGTCTCGAGGACAAGAGCTCGCCCTTTGACCAGGACGTGCCGTATGTGCTGCAAGGCGAAATCGCTCGGCTCGACAGCAAGTTCAAGGTGAAGCTGGACACCACTGcgcagaacaacaacaaagccatTCGATTGATCTGCTGTCTCGACGACAAGCGATTGCCCAGCGTGCCGCCCGTCAGCGTTAGCGTGCCCGAAGAGTATCCCTTCCAGTCGCCGGACTGTTCGCTCACCGAGCAGGAATACTCGGCCACGCCTTTTCTGCAAATGGTGCAACAGGCGCTGGTTGCGCGCATGTCCAAGCTGCCGAGGAACTATTCGCTGTCGCATCTGCTGGACACCTGGGAGATGGCTGTGCGTCAAGCGTGCTCGCCTCAATCGAAGCCGCGACCCATTTGCGAGCTGAGCGCCTTGTTGGGCGTTTAA
- the LOC133836581 gene encoding Krueppel-like factor 11, whose protein sequence is MDMDTLLLPSPPATPPLRDNQVENVAKDKQQVNENLLKAKLKLVANQKCHKNGGIITPNPSDTEDDATDASPPCKKARLEQPAATLTPPPEKLKEEQEQEQDAAQRVSVIMRVNSVGTVSSSNEQNSSSSSSDSNSSSISSTSTTSGAFNTPIADDYPEENVWRNLKYKMNRKRAAEVALPVPAPVPAPQIANSTPAEQPTMSVPAPAPVPTPTTQLYIAPASPTAQLLLLSTVAAQAQPNSLLSAAASSSSPAVECPASPGKRITAAQAAATRSRIYECSFPDCGKNYFKSSHLKAHQRVHTGERPFICKWDNCDKRFSRSDELSRHKRTHTGEKKFQCGVCQKKFMRSDHLSKHVKRHNKDKANGVNRNVAVASSASSPASVSASIAANLCEPTLQLRAIAPASPMQSCSQSSSSSSSSSSGSLQLYSAQDLLRLQQQATSFVGSFVR, encoded by the exons ATGGATATGGATACATTGTTGCTGCCATCGCCGCCTGCAACGCCCCCGCTGCGGGATAATCAAGTGGAAAAC GTCGCCAAGGACAAACAACAGGTCAACGAGAATCTGCTCAAGGCCAAACTGAAGCTGGTGGCGAATCAAAAGTGCCACAAGAATGGGGGCATCATCACACCCAACCCATCGGACACGGAGGACGATGCCACAGATGCATCGCCACCATGCAAAAAGGCGCGTCTGGAGCAGCCAGCTGCCACATTGACGCCGCCACCGGAGAAGCTGAAGGAGGAACAGGAGCAGGAACAGGATGCAGCTCAGCGTGTCAGCGTCATCATGCGCGTCAACAGCGTTGGCACCGTCAGCTCCTCCAATGAGCAGAACagttccagctccagctccgactccaactccagttCCATCTCATCCACAAGCACAACGAGCGGCGCCTTCAACACACCCATTGCCGATGATTATCCCGAGGAGAATGTCTGGCGCAACCTCAAGTACAAAATGAATCGCAAGCGTGCCGCCGAGGTGGCATTGCCCGTTCCCGCACCCGTACCCGCTCCACAGATTGCCAACTCGACGCCAGCGGAACAACCAACAATGTCAGTTCccgctccagctccagttcccACTCCCACAACACAACTCTACATTGCACCTGCTTCGCCTACAgcccagctgctgctcctcagCACAGTTGCCGCTCAGGCACAACCCAATTCTCTGCTCTCCGCCGCCGCATCCTCTTCCTCCCCCGCTGTCGAGTGTCCCGCTTCGCCTGGCAAACGGATCACCGCAgcccaagcagcagcaacccgCAGCAGGATCTACGAGTGCAGCTTCCCCGATTGTGGCAAGAACTACTTCAAGAGCAGCCATCTCAAGGCGCATCAACGCGTCCACACCGGGGAGCGTCCCTTCATCTGCAAGTGGGACAACTGCGACAAGCGATTCTCGCGCTCCGACGAGCTCTCGCGGcacaagcgcacacacaccGGCGAGAAGAAGTTCCAGTGCGGCGTCTGCCAGAAGAAATTCATGCGCAGCGATCATCTGTCGAAGCACGTGAAGCGTCACAACAAGGACAAAGCGAATGGTGTCAATCGgaacgttgctgttgccagttCAGCATCTTCGCCTGCCTCTGTCTCCGCCTCCATTGCAGCCAATCTCTGCGAGCCAACGCTGCAGCTGCGCGCCATTGCGCCAGCGAGTCCCATGCAGAGCTGCTCTCAatcctcctcctcatcatcGTCCTCATCGAGTGGAAGTCTGCAGCTCTACAGCGCGCAGGATTTGCTGCGATTGCAACAGCAGGCGACCAGCTTCGTGGGCAGCTTTGTGCGATAG